The Pyrenophora tritici-repentis strain M4 chromosome 3, whole genome shotgun sequence genome has a window encoding:
- a CDS encoding Chb, N-acetyl-beta-hexosaminidase: MWFLVLVLLIELVVALQPLPPVPASNTSSNGADISINTLSTKIYIDSAFADTRDANGLTLIPPSAYEFAETFRADISLLLGGNWKLERVDGLQSDGINLGSFRGDESQLAYENGVATEEGYEIEVTDGRIYIGGTGARGMFWGTRTLLQQLLIGNGSLAHGRTVDAPAYATRGFMLDAGRKWYSKDFLKELCSYASFFKMSEFHYHSSDNYPLNRGHNETWQDVFSHFSLYPEKNTELRGLVQRPNETLSRVDFEDFQRHCAQRGVTIVPEIEAPGHALAITKWKPELALAKKDLLNLSHPDAIPTVKAIWSEFLPWFQTKEVHIGADEYDSTLADDYIHFVNEMADFVNTTSQKRVRIWGTHEPSENLTISREVIVQHWQYGQSDPVELQNDGYDLINSEDWWAYMSLKNDHMPILPARYPQFYNVTRTVNFANVPSWQWEPSVYNPINTTEQLQPNAIGNKGAILAAWNDNGADATTQLEAYYAMREGIPVMAARAWAGARGEKIVEGELSDSTALLAPKAPGQNLDRRIPNAQNPSQTSPLVSWKRGSSGNSKQILEMGSYGPPYTLAMSVSSSFNLSGPDTSLSLSKLSTNTSGDITTLIFTTADGFPYPLRSVSSDDGHDPGHPGRIWTNQSTSSHEPVSVTLPAMLRIETDILNGSRVWIDEKFAGRFEVFVFGGRNTLFSWSQMALVAPLKEVDGGIDSLVLEAGVGLGTPRPVNGSYSGPLAGNNAGRSHGVGVGWFQILVGVAVMMWNFM, encoded by the exons ATGTGGTTTTTGGTTTTGGTATTATTGATTGAGCTCGTGGTTGCTCTCCAACCTCTCCCACCAGTGCCAGCATCGAACACCAGCAGCAATGGCGCTGACATCTCGATCAACACGTTATCCACGAAGATATACATTGACAGCGCTTTTGCGGATACAAGAGATGCGAATGGCCTGACTCTCATCCCGCCATCAGCTTATGAATTTGCTGAGACATTTCGCGCCGACATTTCATTGCTGTTAGGTGGAAACTGGAAGTTGGAGCGCGTCGATGGCCTTCAGTCGGACGGTATCAATCTTGGGTCTTTCCGGGGTGATGAAAGCCAGTTGGCATACGAGAATGGTGTTGCGACAGAAGAAGGATATGAAATCGAAGTTACAGATGGCCGCATTTACATAGGCGGAACCGGTGCGCGAGGCATGTTTTGGGGCACACGAACTTTGCTGCAACAGTTGTTGATTGGGAATGGATCTCTGGCACACGGTCGGACGGTAGATGCGCCTGCCTATGCTACACGTGGTTTCATGCTAGACGCAGGCCGCAAATGGTACAGCAAGGATTTCCTCAAAGAGCTTTGCTCCTACGCGTCATTCTTCAAGATGTCAGAGTTTCATTACCACTCTAGCGACAACTATCCGCTTAATCGTGGTCACAATGAGACGTGGCAGGATGTATTCTCTCATTTCTCGTTGTACCCGGAAAAGAATACCGAGCTTCGAGGCCTGGTTCAACGTCCAAACGAAACACTATCGCGCGTCGATTTCGAAGATTTTCAGCGGCATTGCGCACAAAGAGGTGTCACAATCGTTCCAGAGATTGAAGCACCAGGCCACGCTTTGGCGATTACGAAATGGAAACCAGAACTTGCGCTTGCAAAAAAAGACTTGTTGAACCTCAGCCATCCGGACGCGATCCCCACAGTAAAAGCCATCTGGTCAGAGTTCCTTCCCTGGTTTCAGACAAAAGAAGTGCACATTGGCGCAGACGAATATGATTCTACTCTGGCAGATGATTACATCCACTTTGTGAACGAGATGGCAGACTTCGTCAACACAACGTCGCAGAAGCGAGTGCGTATATGGGGTACACATGAACCTTCTGAAAACCTCACCATCTCGAGGGAAGTCATCGTACAGCATTGGCAGTATGGTCAATCGGATCCTGTGGAGCTTCAGAATGATGGCTATGATCTAATCAATTCAGAGGATTGGTGGGCATACATGAGTCTCAAAAATGATCATATGCCTATCCTACCAGCTCGATACCCGCAGTTCTACAATGTTACACGGACAGTGAACTTTGCGAACGTACCAAGCTGGCAATGGGAACCCTCGGTTTACAATCCCATCAACACCACGGAGCAGCTACAGCCCAACGCTATCGGCAACAAGGGTGCTATCTTGGCAGCTTGGAACGATAACGGTGCAGATGCCACGACGCAGCTTGAAGCTTACTATGCGATGCGCGAAGGTATACCTGTCATGGCCGCACGTGCCTGGGCTGGAGCTCGGGGCGAAAAGATCGTCGAAGGAGAGCTATCGGATAGTACCGCACTTTTG GCACCCAAAGCCCCTGGACAAAATCTCGATCGCCGGATACCGAATGCGCAGAATCCGTCGCAAACCTCGCCACTCGTGTCGTGGAAACGGGGATCCTCTGGCAACTCGAAACAAATCTTGGAAATGGGCTCTTATGGACCGCCGTATACACTGGCCATGAGTGTATCGTCATCATTCAATCTTTCTGGGCCAGACACCTCGCTCTCTCTCAGTAAGCTCTCCACCAACACCAGCGGCGACATCACTACACTCATCTTCACCACCGCGGACGGATTCCCATACCCTTTGCGTTCTGTATCCTCAGATGATGGACACGACCCCGGACATCCAGGTCGTATCTGGACGAACCAATCTACATCCTCGCATGAGCCTGTATCCGTCACTCTCCCTGCCATGTTGCGTATTGAGACAGACATACTGAACGGCAGTCGTGTCTGGATTGATGAAAAGTTTGCAGGCCGCTTTGAAGTATTCGTATTTGGAGGGCGCAACACACTGTTCAGCTGGAGTCAGATGGCACTCGTTGCTCCGTTAAAAGAAGTAGACGGCGGTATTGACAGCCTTGTGCTCGAAGCAGGCGTAGGACTAGGAACTCCACGTCCAGTGAACGGTAGTTATAGTGGACCTTTGGCGGGCAATAATGCTGGGAGATCTCATGGAGTTGGTGTGGGGTGGTTTCAGATACTGGTTGGTGTAGCGGTGATGATGTGGAATTTCATGTAA
- a CDS encoding metal-dependent hydrolase TIM-barrel protein — MPIVDIHTHIYPPKYVSLLQSRTTVPYIRTFPEAPNSPRLIILPGEDDASMPSTSRGRPIGPEYHDITQKIAFMDLHKIDKSVISLANPWLDFLPAEEAAAAAREINDDVDGQCARYPGRLYFFGTLPLSGTTEKIVAEIERLGTLKYARGVIMGTSGLGQGLDDEKLDAVYAALEKNKQLIFLHPHYGLPAEVYGPRASEYGHVLPLALGFPLETTIAVTRMLLSGVWDRFRGLDVLLAHSGGTLPFLAGRIESCVLHDGHLKKAGKTQNRRDVWDVLKTNIFLDAVIYSEVGLKAALEASGSDRLLFGTDHPFFPPLEEGVEEWHSVNANYKAISKTFGTEDGKAKEVLGGNAVRILRLE, encoded by the coding sequence ATGCCAATCGTAGACATCCACACACACATCTACCCTCCAAAATACGTATCCCTCCTCCAATCCCGCACAACAGTCCCCTACATCCGCACCTTCCCCGAAGCCCCCAACTCCCCACGCCTCATCATCCTCCCGGGCGAAGACGATGCCTCCATGCCCTCAACCTCGCGCGGCCGCCCCATCGGCCCCGAGTACCACGACATCACACAAAAAATCGCCTTCATGGACCTCCACAAAATCGACAAATCAGTAATCTCCCTCGCAAACCCGTGGCTGGATTTCCTGCCTGCGGAAGAGGCGGCGGCTGCGGCGAGGGAGATCAATGATGATGTGGATGGACAGTGTGCGAGATATCCGGGGAGATTGTACTTTTTCGGTACATTGCCGTTGTCGGGGACAACGGAGAAGATTGTCGCGGAGATTGAGAGGCTGGGTACGTTGAAGTACGCAAGAGGTGTTATCATGGGTACGTCGGGTTTAGGACAGGGGCTAGATGATGAGAAACTCGATGCGGTATATGCGGCGCTCGAGAAGAACAAACAGCTCATTTTCTTGCATCCGCATTACGGGCTGCCGGCGGAAGTTTACGGTCCCCGCGCCAGCGAGTACGGACACGTGCTACCGCTTGCATTGGGTTTCCCGCTCGAGACGACCATTGCGGTGACACGCATGCTGTTGAGTGGGGTATGGGATCGGTTCCGCGGGCTGGATGTTTTGCTTGCGCATTCCGGGGGTACGCTGCCGTTCTTGGCGGGTAGGATCGAGAGTTGTGTGCTGCATGATGGACATCTCAAGAAAGCGGGTAAGACTCAGAACAGGAGGGATGTATGGGATGTGCTCAAGACGAATATTTTCCTGGATGCGGTTATCTATAGTGAGGTGGGGTTGAAGGCGGCATTGGAGGCGTCTGGGTCGGATAGGTTGTTGTTTGGGACTGATCATCCGTTCTTCCCGCCGTTGGAGGAGGGAGTCGAGGAGTGGCATAGTGTTAATGCTAATTACAAGGCGATTTCTAAGACGTTTGGCACAGAGGATGGGAAAGCGAAGGAGGTTTTGGGAGGGAATGCGGTGAGAATATTGAGGTTGGAGTAG
- a CDS encoding PolB, DNA polymerase elongation subunit (family B) — protein sequence MAGTDSKAPSKRTLSETSGKRNNVQLSPRSSKKLKLENTNERSRAPIKTANGSFNSSQPAPSQFEETLERMAEDVESVKKGNKEKDQEWHRPAIPEDFSEMTHNLTFQQIDAEEGVLNGGRATVKLFGVTENGHSVLLHVTGFQHYFYVAAPIDFHKEDCEGYKLFLEGECQKNFNQHSAVIASVQMCMRENILRFQGNQKSPYLKITVCDPKMINRVRMMVQKGNANYKRLWPAREDGILTFDNIAYVLRFMIDTSVTGMCWVEAPASKYRMINPRERHSNCQFEAQVHYKDLIAHSSEGEWAKLAPLRVLSFDIECAGRKGIFPEANVDPVIQIANVVTRYGEQKPFVRNVFCLDTVSPIVSTEIFSYQSEGEMLMKWRDFVEQVDPDVIIGYNINNFDFPYLLDRAKHLKLQKFPYWTRLKTVQSKVESSHFSSKQLGNRDTKTTNTNGRLQLDLLQLIQRDHHLRSYTLNSVCAHFLKEQKEDVHHSMITELFNGDCNSRRRLAVYCLKDAYLPQRLLDKLMCLVNYTEMARVTGVPFNYILSRGQQIRFISQLFRKALDHQLIIPDLPNQGDSNDQYEGATVIEPKRGYYRDPVATLDFASLYPSIMQAHNLCYTTWLDKQTVEKLKMKKDEDYIVTPHGDMFCTAKTRKGLLTEILEEVLSARKKAKRELATETDPFKKAVLNGRQLALKVTANSVYGLTGATNGKLPCLAIASSTTSFGRQMIERTKAEVEAKYNIANGYTHDAEVIYGDTDSVMVKFGTSNLEEAMKLGEEAATYVTSKFLKPIKLEFEKVYFPYLLINKKRYAGLYWTNPHKWDKMDTKGIETVRRDNCRLVQTVIETSLRMLLIDQDPEGAQAFVKETIADLLQNKVDMSNLVITKALTKQEDKDGKGGYANKQAHVELAERMKKRDAGSAPALGDRVAYVMIRAATGAKNFEKSEDPLYVLENNLPIDTRYYLDNQLAKPLGRIFEPILGEKKAASLLTGDHTRSITVAAPTMGGLMKFAKKTSTCMGCKKPLVAAHEKDGAVCENCRPRIGELYTKTLSKVSELEVRFSRLWTQCQRCQGSVHCEVICASKDCPIFYMRMKARKDVQDAGKELVRFDKDAALW from the exons ATGGCGGGTACAGACTCAAAAGCGCCGTCAAAGCGCACCCTCTCCGAAACGTCTGGCAAGCGCAACAACGTGCAACTATCGCCCCGCTCCTCAAAGAAGTTGAAACTCGAAAATACCAATGAGAGGAGCAGAGCGCCAATCAAGACAGCAAATGGCTCTTTCAATTCGAGCCAGCCGGCACCAAGCCAGTTTGAGGAAACGCTGGAGAGGATGGCAGAAGATGTCGAGTCAGTGAAGAAGGGCAACAAAGAGAAGGACCAGGAATGGCACCGGCCTGCGATACCAGAAGACTTTAGTGAGATGACACATAACCTCACATTTCAGCAGATAGACGCCGAAGAGGGTGTGCTGAATGGCGGAAGGGCCACAGTAAAACTGTTTGGTGTGACAGAG AATGGCCATTCCGTCCTCCTTCACGTTACAGGCTTCCAGCACTACTTCTACGTTGCCGCTCCCATCGACTTCCACAAGGAAGACTGCGAAGGTTACAAGCTCTTCCTCGAGGGTGAATGTCAAAAGAACTTCAACCAACACTCGGCTGTCATAGCATCAGTGCAGATGTGCATGAGAGAGAACATCCTGCGATTTCAGGGCAATCAGAAGAGCCCCTATCTCAAGATCACCGTCTGTGACCCCAAGATGATCAACCGTGTGCGGATGATGGTACAAAAGGGCAACGCCAACTACAAACGGCTTTGGCCTGCCAGAGAGGACGGAATCCTTACATTCGATAATATTGCATACGTGCTGCGTTTTATGATCGATACATCGGTCACCGGAATGTGTTGGGTTGAGGCCCCCGCATCAAAGTACAGGATGATCAACCCCCGCGAGCGACATTCCAATTGCCAGTTCGAGGCACAAGTGCATTACAAAGATCTCATTGCCCACTCATCCGAAGGCGAATGGGCAAAGCTCGCACCCCTCCGCGTTCTCTCTTTCGATATCGAGTGTGCTGGTCGCAAGGGTATCTTTCCAGAGGCGAACGTCGACCCTGTCATCCAGATCGCAAATGTCGTTACAAGATACGGTGAACAGAAGCCATTTGTCAGGAACGTGTTCTGTCTGGACACGGTCAGCCCCATTGTTTCGACGGAGATCTTTTCATATCAAAGCGAAGGCGAGATGCTGATGAAGTGGCGCGACTTCGTGGAGCAGGTCGATCCGGACGTCATCATCGGATACAACATCAACAACTTCGATTTTCCGTATCTGCTCGACCGGGCGAAGCATCTCAAGCTACAGAAATTCCCTTACTGGACCCGTCTCAAGACTGTGCAGTCCAAGGTTGAAAGTTCGCACTTTTCGAGCAAACAGTTGGGAAACCGAGATACTAAGACGACAAACACCAATGGTCGTCTGCAACTGGACCTGCTTCAACTCATCCAGCGAGACCATCATCTGCGAAGTTATACGCTCAACTCAGTGTGCGCTCACTTCCTCAAGGAGCAGAAAGAGGACGTACATCACAGTATGATCACAGAGTTGTTCAACGGCGACTGCAACTCACGGAGGCGTCTGGCTGTATACTGTTTGAAGGATGCTTACCTACCTCAGCGACTGCTCGACAAACTGATGTGTCTGGTCAATTATACAGAAATGGCTCGTGTTACAGGTGTGCCTTTCAACTACATTCTTTCCCGAGGACAACAAATCCGCTTCATCAGTCAACTGTTCCGAAAAGCCCTCGATCATCAGCTCATCATACCTGATCTTCCCAACCAAGGCGACAGCAATGATCAGTATGAAGGTGCCACGGTCATTGAGCCTAAACGTGGTTATTACAGGGACCCTGTCGCAACTCTGGATTTCGCCTCCCTGTACCCCAGTATCATGCAAGCTCACAACCTTTGTTACACAACTTGGCTCGATAAGCAGACAGTGGAGAAgctgaagatgaagaaagacGAAGACTACATTGTTACACCACACGGGGACATGTTCTGTACAGCAAAGACGAGGAAAGGGCTATTGACAGAAATTCTGGAAGAAGTGCTGAGCGCACGTAAGAAAGCCAAGAGAGAGCTGGCGACTGAGACCGACCCTTTCAAGAAGGCTGTGCTGAACGGTCGTCAATTAGCCCTGAAGGTTACTGCAAACTCCGTCTACGGTTTAACAGGCGCTACCAATGGTAAGCTACCCTGTCTTGCTATTGCCAGTAGTACCACCAGTTTCGGTCGTCAGATGATCGAAAGGACCAAGGCTGAGGTTGAGGCCAAATACAACATTGCCAACGGGTACACACATGACGCGGAGGTCATCTATGGTGACACAGATTCTGTCATGGTCAAATTCGGTACCTCAAATCTTGAAGAAGCTATGAAATTGGGTGAGGAGGCTGCCACATACGTGACGTCCAAGTTCCTCAAGCCCATTAAGCTGGAGTTTGAAAAGGTCTACTTCCCTTACCTGCTCATCAACAAGAAGCGATACGCTGGTCTCTACTGGACAAATCCCCATAAGTGGGACAAGATGGACACCAAGGGTATTGAGACAGTCCGTCGTGACAATTGTCGTCTGGTGCAAACGGTCATCGAAACTTCCTTACGCATGTTGTTGATCGATCAAGACCCAGAGGGTGCACAAGC GTTCGTCAAAGAAACCATCGCGGATCTTCTGCAGAACAAGGTCGACATGTCCAACCTCGTCATCACCAAAGCCCTCACGAAACAAGAAGACAAGGACGGCAAGGGTGGTTATGCCAACAAGCAGGCACACGTGGAACTGGCAGAACGCATGAAAAAGCGTGACGCGGGTTCTGCCCCTGCTCTAGGTGACCGTGTCGCATATGTTATGATTAGGGCCGCCACCGGTGCAAAGAACTTTGAGAAATCAGAGGACCCACTCTACGTTCTCGAGAACAACTTGCCCATTGACACGCGTTACTATCTCGACAATCAACTCGCCAAACCATTGGGCAGAATTTTCGAGCCCATTCTAGGCGAAAAGAAGGCGGCCTCGCTCCTTACTGGCGACCACACACGCTCCATCACCGTTGCCGCACCCACCATGGGCGGTCTGATGAAATTTGCAAAGAAGACATCGACATGCATGGGTTGCAAGAAACCTCTTGTCGCCGCACACGAAAAGGATGGCGCCGTGTGTGAAAACTGCAGACCTCGTATCGGAGAGCTATATACAAAGACACTGAGCAAGGTGTCCGAGCTGGAGGTCCGCTTCTCTCGACTTTGGACGCAATGCCAGCGTTGTCAGGGAAGTGTTCACTGCGAGGTCATCTGTGCTTCGAAGGATTGCCCAATCTTCTACATGCGGATGAAGGCGAGGAAAGACGTTCAAGATGCGGGTAAGGAGCTTGTACGCTTCGATAAAGATGCTGCACTCTGGTGA
- a CDS encoding putative GNAT family acetyltransferase, with amino-acid sequence MATENDQVIVSPFETEKDVEQGYHCISQAFGAQAKDGLWMMTNLGWDTPEGKDIHTKRLLQRWQSVKTNKDGKPNTVFLKATLPDPNNQGERRVVGVAIWQQFSFVDGYGDPFDSDVSEHLGHFGEQDGRFVQQMTHSLYKRRIEYMREVEASGRNPPAIFTLDLCTVDPAYQRRGIAGKLVEAGLAEAKARGDLECTTEGSAMGRALYRRMGFKDEEGKGDIQFEVDDEFKTRNMPPNVFLRTRA; translated from the coding sequence ATGGCTACTGAGAACGACCAAGTCATCGTTTCCCCTTTCGAGACTGAGAAAGATGTCGAACAAGGATATCACTGTATCTCTCAAGCATTCGGCGCTCAGGCAAAAGACGGACTTTGGATGATGACGAACCTTGGATGGGACACCCCAGAGGGAAAAGACATCCACACAAAACGTTTGCTGCAACGATGGCAATCTGTCAAGACGAACAAAGATGGAAAACCCAACACCGTTTTCCTCAAAGCAACCCTCCCTGATCCGAATAACCAGGGCGAGAGACGTGTCGTTGGAGTTGCCATCTGGCAGCAATTTTCCTTTGTCGACGGCTACGGCGATCCATTCGACAGCGATGTCTCCGAGCATCTTGGCCATTTCGGCGAGCAAGATGGGCGTTTCGTACAGCAAATGACTCATTCGCTATACAAGAGACGCATCGAGTACATGCGTGAAGTCGAAGCGTCCGGTCGCAACCCTCCTGCAATCTTCACTTTGGACCTGTGCACCGTAGACCCGGCATACCAACGCCGCGGTATCGCTGGTAAGCTAGTTGAAGCAGGTCTCGCCGAGGCAAAAGCACGAGGCGACCTGGAATGCACTACAGAGGGTAGTGCCATGGGAAGAGCACTATATAGGAGAATGGGGTTCAAAGACGAAGAGGGTAAGGGTGATATCCAGTTTGAAGTGGATGATGAGTTCAAGACGCGGAATATGCCGCCCAACGTCTTTCTGAGGACCCGTGCTTGA